GGGCGGCAGGCCCATGGGCAGTTCGACGATGCGGTTTTCCACCCCGCCGTCCTCGCCCACCAAAACGGCCAGCGCCCTTCCCGGCCCCAGCGGTACGAGTTGCAGGTGCGTCAGGCGCGGCTCACGCCGGGGCACCATGACCACGCCCGCGCCCGAAGTGAGGCTGGAAAGCAGCGCACTGGTCGCCTCCAGCGCTGCCTCGATCGGGCCGGGGGTCGAGATGCGGCTCTCGATCGCCAGGCGTTCCTCCACCGTGGGTTCGGCCACCTGCATGATGCCGTCCACGAACAGGCGAAGCCCCGCTTCGGTCGGCAGGCGACCGGCGCTGGTATGCGGCGCGGCGAGCAGGCCCTGCCCTTCAAGGTCCGCCAGCACCGAGCGGATCGAGGCGGAGGACAGGTTCATGCCCCCCGGCCCGGCCAGGATCTTCGAACCGACCGGCGCACCGGTGGCGAGATAGCCTTCCACCACCAGCCGGAAGATGTCGCGGGCACGGGTGGTCATTTCGGTGATCGGCGGCGTGGGCATATGTTTCATTTAGGCGATGCCCCGGCTTAGGCAATGCCCCGCTTGGGGAGAGGCGACTTCCACAGGACTTGCAGCCCCGCAGCTTATGCGACTAGGGGCCGAGCGTAGTTTCACACAAGGATGACTCCATGCGACCTTCAGGCCGTGCCGCAGACGAAATGCGCGCCATCGAAATCCAGACCGGCTTCACCAAGCACGCCGAAGGCTCGGTGCTGATCTCGTTCGGCGATACGCGCGTGCTGGTCACCGCATCGGTCGAGGAAAAGGTGCCGCCGTTCCTGCGCGGCAAGGGCGAAGGCTGGGTGACGGCAGAATACTCGATGCTGCCCCGCGCCACGCACACGCGCGGCAGCCGTGAAGCGGCCAAGGGCAAGCAGTCGGGCCGCACTCAGGAAATCCAGCGCCTGATCGGCCGTTCCTTGCGTTCGGTGGTCGACATGAAGAAGCTGGGCGAGCGCCAGATCGTGCTCGACTGCGATGTGATCCAGGCCGACGGCGGCACCCGCACCGCCTCGATCTCGGGCGCATGGGTCGCGCTGCGCCTTGCGGTCGACAAGCTGATGGCCGAAGGCAAGATCAAGGAAGACCCGATCCAGGCCCGCGTCGCCGCCGTTTCCTGCGGCATCTGCGAGGGTAACCCGGTTCTCGACCTCGACTACATCGAGGACAGCGCTGCCGACGCCGACGCCAACTTCGTGCTGATCGAAGGCGGCAAGATCGCCGAAGCACAGGCCACCGCCGAAGGCGCGACGTATGACGAAGAAGGCCTGCTGCGCCTCCTGCGCCTTGCCCGCATCGGCTGCGAGGGTATCTTCGCAGCGCAGGCCAAGGCTGTTGGCCGCTAAAATTACCCTGCGTGGCCTCCGCCAATGTGGAGGCCATGCGCTTGATGCGAAAGGAATATTCGATGACCCGGAAACTCGACGGACAACGCCTGGTCATCGCCACGCACAATGCGGGCAAGCTGCGCGAGATTTCCGCGCTGCTCGCCCCTTACGGCATCGAGTGCCTGTCCGCTGGCCAGCTCGGCCTGCCCGAGCCTGAGGAAACCGGCACTACCTTCGCCGCCAATGCCCTGCTGAAGGCCCACGCCGCCGCCAAGGCCGCGCAATTGCCGGCGCTTGCCGACGACAGCGGCCTTTCAGTGACGGCGCTGGGCGCACGCCCCGGTGTCTACACCGCCGACTGGGCCGAGCGGCAATGGTTCGAAGGCGATCCGGGCCGCGACTGGTACATGGCGATGGGCAAGGTCGAAGGTCTGCTCGCCCAGCAGGGCGCCGACGTCGACCGTTCGTGCTGGTTTTCCTGCACCCTCGCTATTGCCTGGCCCGAGGGTGACGAGGCCGTCTACGAGGGCCGCGTGAACGGTGTCTTCTGCTGGCCGCCGCGCGGGATCATGGGCTTCGGTTATGACCCCGCATTCGTTCCCGAAGGCCACGACCAGTCATTCGCCGAGCTGCCGCTCGCGGAAAAGCAGCGCATCAGCCACCGCGCCGATGCCTTTGCAAAGCTGGTCGCGGAGCAATTCGGCGCGTAAGCCGATCCGATGGCCCGCGCCCTATACATCCACTGGCCGTTCTGCCTCGCAAAGTGCCCCTACTGCGACTTCAACAGCCATGTCCGTGACCGGGTCGACCATGCCGCGTGGCAGGACGGACTGCTCGCCGACATGCGCCACGAACACGCGCTGGCAGGCGGCGAGCCGCTCGATTCGATCTTCTTCGGCGGCGGCACGCCATCGCTGATGCCTCCTGCCCTCGTGGCACGGCTGCTGGAGGAAGCGGAAAAGCTCTGGGGCTTTGCGCCCGGCATCGAGATCACGCTGGAGGGCAACCCCTCCTCGGTCGAGGCGGCGAACTATGCCGCGCTGGCCAGCGTCGGCGTTAACCGCGTATCGCTGGGCATTCAGGCGCTCGACAACGAGACGCTGCGTTTTCTCGGCCGCCTGCACGATGCCGGTGAGGGGCTTGCCGCGCTGGATGTGGCGCAGGCGCATTTCGACCGGGTCAGCTTCGACCTCATCTATGCCCGCCCCGGCCAGTCTCTGGATGGCTGGAAAGCGGAGCTTTCGCAGGCGCTGTCCTACGGGACGGGGCACCTTTCGCTCTACCAGCTGACCATCGAGCCGGGCACCCGCTTCGAGACGATGGTGCGCAAGGGCGACTTCACGCCGCTGGACGAAGACGCCTGCGCCGACATGTTCGCCCTCACCCGCGAGATGACCGCCGCTGCCGGCCTCCCCGCCTATGAAATCAGCAACCACGCCCGCCCCGGCGAGGAAAGCCGCCACAACCTGACGTACTGGCGCTATCAGGACTATTGCGGCATCGGCCCCGGCGCGCACGGACGGCGCGGCGGCGTGGCCACCGTGCGCCACCGCAAGCCGGAGAACTGGCTGGCCGGCATCGACGCCAAGCGCCACGGCGTTGTCGAGGAACGCGGCCTCGGTCTCTCCGAACAGGCGAGCGAGGCCATGCTGATGGGCCTGCGCCTGCGCGAAGGC
The DNA window shown above is from Novosphingobium sp. P6W and carries:
- the hrcA gene encoding heat-inducible transcriptional repressor HrcA yields the protein MPTPPITEMTTRARDIFRLVVEGYLATGAPVGSKILAGPGGMNLSSASIRSVLADLEGQGLLAAPHTSAGRLPTEAGLRLFVDGIMQVAEPTVEERLAIESRISTPGPIEAALEATSALLSSLTSGAGVVMVPRREPRLTHLQLVPLGPGRALAVLVGEDGGVENRIVELPMGLPPGALEEASNYISAHLIGRTLAEAALAMRADISSGKSALDAASRDLVERGLAVWSEDAMARPVLIVRGQANLLDEAALTDLERVRSLLDDLENKQSVADLLDTAREAQATRIFIGSENRLFALSGSSVIASPYRDREGKVVGVVGVIGPTRLNYARVVPMVDFTAQSLGKLIG
- the rph gene encoding ribonuclease PH, which produces MRPSGRAADEMRAIEIQTGFTKHAEGSVLISFGDTRVLVTASVEEKVPPFLRGKGEGWVTAEYSMLPRATHTRGSREAAKGKQSGRTQEIQRLIGRSLRSVVDMKKLGERQIVLDCDVIQADGGTRTASISGAWVALRLAVDKLMAEGKIKEDPIQARVAAVSCGICEGNPVLDLDYIEDSAADADANFVLIEGGKIAEAQATAEGATYDEEGLLRLLRLARIGCEGIFAAQAKAVGR
- the rdgB gene encoding RdgB/HAM1 family non-canonical purine NTP pyrophosphatase → MTRKLDGQRLVIATHNAGKLREISALLAPYGIECLSAGQLGLPEPEETGTTFAANALLKAHAAAKAAQLPALADDSGLSVTALGARPGVYTADWAERQWFEGDPGRDWYMAMGKVEGLLAQQGADVDRSCWFSCTLAIAWPEGDEAVYEGRVNGVFCWPPRGIMGFGYDPAFVPEGHDQSFAELPLAEKQRISHRADAFAKLVAEQFGA
- the hemW gene encoding radical SAM family heme chaperone HemW — its product is MARALYIHWPFCLAKCPYCDFNSHVRDRVDHAAWQDGLLADMRHEHALAGGEPLDSIFFGGGTPSLMPPALVARLLEEAEKLWGFAPGIEITLEGNPSSVEAANYAALASVGVNRVSLGIQALDNETLRFLGRLHDAGEGLAALDVAQAHFDRVSFDLIYARPGQSLDGWKAELSQALSYGTGHLSLYQLTIEPGTRFETMVRKGDFTPLDEDACADMFALTREMTAAAGLPAYEISNHARPGEESRHNLTYWRYQDYCGIGPGAHGRRGGVATVRHRKPENWLAGIDAKRHGVVEERGLGLSEQASEAMLMGLRLREGVDLDVMAARFGHDPAQLCDTSKASFYESQGLIRREGSWIGVTEAGMCLLDGLLGELVPSGLVEG